One Paraburkholderia dioscoreae DNA segment encodes these proteins:
- a CDS encoding glutathione S-transferase N-terminal domain-containing protein → MMVLYSGTTCPFSQRCRLVLFEKGMDFEIRDVDLFNKPEDIAVMNPYGQVPILVERDLILYESNIINEYIDERFPHPQLMPADPVQRARARLFLLNFEKELFVHVGTLENEKGKAAEKNHEKARLAIRDRLTQLAPIFLKNKYMLGEEFSMLDVAIAPLLWRLDHYGIELSKNAAPLMKYAERIFSRPAYIEALTPSEKVMRR, encoded by the coding sequence ATGATGGTTCTGTATTCCGGCACAACTTGCCCGTTCTCCCAGCGCTGCCGGCTGGTGTTGTTCGAAAAGGGCATGGACTTCGAGATCCGCGACGTCGACCTGTTTAACAAGCCGGAAGACATCGCTGTGATGAATCCGTATGGTCAGGTGCCGATTCTCGTCGAACGGGATCTGATTCTGTACGAATCGAACATCATCAACGAGTATATCGACGAGCGCTTTCCGCACCCGCAACTGATGCCGGCCGATCCGGTTCAGCGCGCCCGCGCACGCCTGTTCCTGCTGAACTTCGAGAAAGAGCTGTTCGTGCACGTCGGCACGCTCGAAAACGAAAAAGGCAAGGCCGCCGAGAAGAATCACGAGAAGGCCCGTCTCGCGATCCGCGATCGCCTGACGCAACTCGCGCCGATCTTCCTGAAGAACAAGTACATGCTCGGCGAAGAGTTCTCGATGCTCGACGTCGCGATCGCGCCGTTGCTGTGGCGTCTGGACCACTACGGCATTGAATTGTCGAAGAACGCCGCGCCGCTGATGAAGTACGCCGAGCGCATTTTCAGCCGCCCGGCTTATATCGAAGCGCTGACGCCTTCGGAAAAGGTGATGCGTCGTTGA